In the Purpureocillium takamizusanense chromosome 5, complete sequence genome, one interval contains:
- a CDS encoding Phenylacetate 2-hydroxylase (EggNog:ENOG503P0Q5~COG:Q), producing the protein MAYGYTIEPAKLDPLVELTDRMMAEFSQAAAPMAWPVDLIPALRYLPENTPGFTFKKTARKWRRSILQSAYIPYRFVRRQMAAGTSVESYVSRLVNELSSSDGSGLKDEDEDAIVWTAASLYGAAADTMVITLTAFTAAMVMFPEVQRRAQEEIDGVVGAERLPTTEDRGNLPYVDALVKESLRWWPIAPMGFPHVATTALEYRGMRIPKGTFLLPAVGWFLHDPSVYSDLESFDPSRFMSPRNEPDPASEAFGYGRRVCSGRFFADSSLWLNIARSLACFSFDHQVDASGKEIEVNITPQAGVLSYATDFQFRVTPRSDEHVCPIRRFEAENPLGSGDAVLLGDEVA; encoded by the coding sequence ATGGCCTACGGCTACACCATAGAGCCTGCCAAGCTCGATCCCCTCGTGGAGCTCACTGACCGAATGATGGCCGAGTTTTCTCAAGCTGCGGCTCCCATGGCGTGGCCAGTTGACCTCATTCCTGCCTTGCGATACTTGCCAGAGAACACACCAGGCTTTACGTTTAAGAAGACCGCTCGAAagtggcggcgcagcatcCTCCAGTCGGCGTACATTCCCTACCGCTTTGTCCGGCGCCAGATGGCGGCTGGCACCTCTGTCGAGTCTTACGTGTCGCGCCTTGTCAACGAATTGAGCTCCAGCGATGGCTCGGGGCTgaaagacgaagacgaagatgCCATAGTGTGgacggccgccagcctctacggcgccgcagccgacaCCATGGTCATTACCTTGACCGCATTTACGGCAGCCATGGTCATGTTTCCCGAGGTGCAGCGCAGGGCTCAAGAAGAGATTGACGGTGTTGTGGGCGCCGAGCGTCTGCCGACCACGGAGGATCGTGGCAACCTCCCGTATGTAGACGCGCTCGTCAAGGAGAGCCTCCGCTGGTGGCCGATCGCGCCGATGGGGTTTCCGCACGTGGCTACCACCGCCTTGGAGTACAGAGGAATGAGGATTCCGAAGGGTACCTTCCTCCTGCCTGCTGTTGGGTGGTTCCTCCACGATCCGAGTGTGTACTCGGACCTGGAGTCGTTCGACCCGAGCCGTTTCATGAGCCCGCGAAACGAACCCGATCCCGCCAGCGAGGCGTTTGGCTACGGGCGCAGGGTATGTTCGGGCCGGTTCTTTGCTGATTCGTCGCTGTGGCTGAACATTGCGCGATCGCTGGCGTGCTTTAGCTTCGACCACCAAGTAGATGCGTCAGGGAAAGAGATTGAGGTGAACATTACGCCGCAAGCTGGGGTTTTGAGCTATGCGACGGACTTTCAGTTCAGGGTCACGCCCCGGAGTGATGAGCACGTGTGCCCCATCCGGCGCTTCGAGGCAGAGAACCCTTTGGGGTCCGGCGATGCAGTGCTGCTCGGTGATGAAGTTGCATAA
- a CDS encoding uncharacterized protein (COG:S~EggNog:ENOG503PDAC) yields MSSFVYEPLSGPQQSIRVVRIAPYNSFGRGPVVCQLEQTRWDTCEYEALSYCWGKKNEHAIIRLGEEPFKVTKDLAAALAQLCLPDRARTLWIDAICINQSDPDERSVQVSMMGSIYRAAKRVLVWVGSARNDTKLAFTQLDRLAAAISATSDAVETIWEEKGMGSWIDCLNDLIQRPYWNRAWTVQEVVLARDAVLYCGPHTTCFFDLARVLVHPTAPKHLNVTYGLYSYLKQTFALRSQLSRDPALGLFALAYSFRHRLVSEPRDKVYAFIGLLKSPVSVPTGAFTVDYRQDKQALWRALSKETMARHRTLLPLAIAERAKTLDASWCYDWSARPHDPNHFQEQGQLFWAGGLDDPRYYPLQTTRFSAADGLEARIRIDMEASSVIAVEGFTHGVVAAVGDSVSSWTISMGRPNYVQLFKKWERMVGGPWEETEEDMARKFALTITGSAWTEGPLDWRAWNTRDYAQRPWDWRYIVDPDGITKTAESGAGYRPSRHLDDEQTDKAIQYAKVRDDACEGRRMFLLGNDKGFGLGPEDVEVGDSVAILPGCDVPLVLRRRNWKRWRRIYDTEGKAKLYGSTWKVLGQAYIHDIMHYHGDLAMDIERGEVKLEEFLID; encoded by the exons ATGAGCTCATTCGTGTATGAGCCCCTGAGCGGGCCGCAGCAAAGCATCCGCGTGGTGAGGATTGCCCCTTACAACAGCTTCGGTCGCGGGCCAGTTGTTTGCCAGCTTGAGCAAACAAGATGGGATACTTGCGAGTACGAGGCCCTGAGCTACTGCTGGGGCAAGAAAAATGAACATGCAATCATCCGACTGGGCGAAGAGCCGTTCAAGGTCACCAAAGACTTGGCCGCCGCACTCGCGCAGCTTTGTCTCCCAGACCGAGCCAGAACTCTTTGG ATTGACGCGATCTGCATCAATCAATCTGACCCAGATGAGAGGAGTGTGCAAGTAAGCATGATGGGCAGCATATATCGTGCTGCTAAACGCGTTCTTGTTTGGGTCGGGTCTGCGAGGAACGACACAAAACTTGCCTTTACGCAACTCGATAGGCTAGCCGCCGCCATTTCCGCCACGTCCGATGCAGTTGAGACGATctgggaggagaaggggatGGGTTCATGGATCGACTGTCTTAACGATCTGATCCAACGGCCT TACTGGAATCGTGCGTGGACGGTACAGGAGGTAGTCCTGGCACGAGATGCTGTGCTCTATTGTGGACCGCACACCACGTGCTTCTTCGACTTGGCCAGAGTCCTTGTTCATCCGACAGCCCCTAAACATTTGAACGTCACGTACGGCCTGTATAGTTACCTGAAGCAGACGTTTGCTTTGCGGTCGCAACTGTCACGGGACCCTGCACTTGGCCTTTTTGCGTTGGCGTACTCCTTCCGACATCGCCTTGTCAGCGAGCCACGCGACAAGGTCTATGCATTCATCGGCCTCTTGAAGTCGCCAGTGTCTGTGCCGACGGGTGCCTTTACCGTGGACTACCGCCAAGACAAGCAGGCTCTGTGGAGGGCCCTGTCCAAGGAGACCATGGCTCGCCACCGGACACTCCTTCCGCTCGCGATTGCAGAGCGGGCCAAGACCTTGGATGCCAGCTGGTGCTACGACTGGTCAGCACGACCGCACGACCCAAATCATTTCCAGGAACAAGGCCAGCTTTTCTGGGCAGGAGGATTGGATGACCCGCGTTACTATCCGCTACAGACCACCCGGTTCTCGGCTGCCGACGGACTCGAGGCGCGGATCAGAATCGATATGGAAGCATCGAGTGTGATTGCTGTTGAGGGATTTACACATGGTGTGgtggccgccgttggcgatAGTGTGAGTTCTTGGACGATTTCCATGGGCCGACCGAACTATGTGCAGCTGTTCAAGAAATGGGAGAGAATGGTTGGCGGGCCATGGGAGGAGACAGAAGAGGACATGGCACGCAAGTTCGCATTGACTATCACTGGCAGTGCATGGACCGAGGGGCCGTTGGATTGGAGGGCTTGGAATACTAGGGACTATGCTCAGCGACCTTGGGATTGGCGTTACATTGTAGACCCCGACGGAATCACAAAAACTGCAGAGAGCGGTGCAGGCTACAGGCCGAGTAggcacctcgacgacgagcaaacGGACAAGGCGATACAATACGCCAAGGTACGAGATGACGCGTGTGAGGGAAGGAGGATGTTCCTCCTCGGTAATGACAAGGGGTTTGGCCTGGGCCCAGAGGATGTGGAGGTTGGTGACAGTGTCGCGATTCTGCCGGGCTGCGATGTGCCACTCGTTCTTCGGAGAAGAAATTGGAAACGTTGGAGGCGAATCTATGACACGGAAGGCAAAGCTAAGCTGTACGGAAGCACTTGGAAGGTGCTTGGGCAAGCATATATCCACGACATCATGCACTATCATGGTGATTTGGCCATGGACATTGAGAGAGGGGAGGTAAAGCTCGAAGAGTTTCTCATTGACTGA
- a CDS encoding uncharacterized protein (TransMembrane:2 (i20-44o89-107i)~EggNog:ENOG503PTFR), translating into MGNWFGWHLSGYLKRRCLSLFIVLDICCVGLQVPEIVVLAVAGLPWSCEGLTTVTNPGEPTSGHDTSGFGSNDKTGALDQYCGIPKSSFWLSIVLILLYFYSIGLSIRQMVALGKRAKVGKACVNGDGIAQAPAAQPQAHLHCNRHEHEAPRAMPGEGDLEDSVDKRSSFKTQSTSSMDPPPYSPDRRESLDKETVDHVKKGVW; encoded by the exons ATGGGTAACTGGTTTGGCTGGCATCTTTCGGGATACCTCAAGCGAAGGTGCCTGTCGCTATTTATCGTCCTGGACATTTGTTGTGTTGGACTTCAAGTCCCAGAAATTGTTGTCCTCGCAGTAGCGGGACTGCCCTGGAGCTGTGAAGGATTGACGACGGTCACGA ATCCAGGAGAGCCAACGTCCGGTCACGACACATCTGGCTTCGGTAGCAACGATAAGACAGGCGCGTTGGACCAATACTGCGGCATACCCAAATCGTCGTTTTGGCTCTCCATTGTATTAAT CCTATTGTACTTCTACAGCATTGGATTATCCATTCGACAAATGGTGGCCTTGGGTAAAAGGGCGAAAGTTGGAAAGGCTTGTGTCAATGGGGATGGCATCGCCCAAGCACCCGCGGCACAGCCACAGGCTCACTTGCATTGTAATCGCCACGAAcacgaggcgccgcgggctaTGCCGGGAGAGGGCGACCTGGAGGACTCCGTGGACAAACGTTCCAGTTTTAAAACGcagtcgacctcgtcaaTGGATCCACCCCCATACTCACCGGATCGACGCGAATCACTCGACAAGGAGACTGTGGACCACGTGAAAAAGGGCGTCTGGTGA
- a CDS encoding uncharacterized protein (TransMembrane:2 (o56-72i142-164o)), translating to MCRLGLYPMYFVLRPASFGAWHCLDVQPRQPQDLTTGKQDTLLSRATSFTQRPPRLSNFLAVVLMLLGLVAAQQTTSVRSTATPSVTSSSAASNKSTGTTSSAAGKSVAANTASGTGTAAKSSASASATTTKKSAGNRAAGAGADSTLITVSLAAGLVVFGVAMS from the exons ATGTgtag ACTCGGACTCTACCcgatgtacttcgtactccgGCCCGCGTCGTTTGGTGCATGGCATTGCCTCGATg TCCAGCCAAGACAGCCCCAAGACCTAACGACCGGCAAGCAAGACACCCTCCTTT CCCGCGCCACTTCCTTCACACAACGCCCACCTCGC CTCAGcaacttcctcgccgtcgtgctcatgctcctcggcctcgtcgccgcgcagcagaCCACCAGCGTCCGCTCCACCGCCACGCCCTCCGTgaccagctcctcggcggcgagcaacaAGAGCACGGGCACgaccagcagcgcggccggcAAGTCGGTCGCCGCGAACACGGCgagcggcaccggcaccgcTGCCAAGTCGAGCGCGTCTGCCagcgccaccacgaccaAGAAGAGCGCGGGCAacagggccgccggcgccggcgccgactcgaCCCTCATCAccgtctcgctcgccgccggcctcgtcgtcttcggcgtcgccatgtcCTAG